The following proteins are co-located in the Corynebacterium aquilae DSM 44791 genome:
- the ybaK gene encoding Cys-tRNA(Pro) deacylase yields the protein MKKKPGGTPALQALNQAGIDHVVHEFDAGNEHFGQHAAAALAAEGISENQVFKTLVIELEGAPRPGLGVVCIPVGCKLSMKKAAAAFNVRKAHMAEEKAACRATGYVFGGTSPIGQKTALPTVIDESVEHSELVCVSAGKRGMDVGLSPKDLALITGATFAPLTAD from the coding sequence ATGAAGAAAAAGCCCGGTGGCACCCCCGCATTGCAAGCCCTCAACCAGGCAGGAATCGACCACGTCGTACACGAATTCGACGCCGGAAACGAGCACTTCGGCCAGCACGCAGCCGCCGCACTCGCCGCCGAAGGCATCAGCGAAAACCAAGTCTTCAAAACCCTCGTCATCGAACTCGAAGGCGCCCCACGCCCAGGCCTAGGCGTGGTGTGCATCCCGGTGGGCTGCAAACTGTCCATGAAAAAAGCCGCAGCAGCCTTCAACGTGCGTAAAGCACACATGGCGGAGGAAAAAGCAGCCTGCCGCGCCACCGGCTATGTCTTCGGCGGCACCTCCCCCATCGGGCAGAAAACTGCACTGCCGACGGTGATCGATGAATCCGTCGAACACAGCGAACTGGTGTGCGTCTCCGCCGGCAAACGCGGCATGGATGTCGGCCTAAGCCCGAAAGACCTGGCGCTGATTACCGGCGCCACCTTCGCGCCGCTGACCGCCGACTAG
- a CDS encoding SOS response-associated peptidase, which yields MCGRFVLYATPDQLQQALFPISELVSFPHGLPPARFNIAPSTPIPAIIPSETLKAEAAAFAPADTPDQGLTVVPATWGLIPHWADKAGGYATFNARIETAAEKPTFRSAMKKKRCLVPMNGYYEWKNKQPYYVHSDAPGESIVWAAGLFDTGANQLSCTIMTTQADPSMEWLHARMPMFVAGQAAKRWLAGEDSEPEFFVPEFAFTPVDRAVGNVRTQGENLITPVAVDGETYGGPASKRIPPAEHPETLL from the coding sequence ATGTGCGGACGTTTCGTGCTGTATGCCACCCCTGACCAGCTCCAGCAGGCACTGTTTCCCATCTCCGAGCTAGTGTCCTTCCCCCACGGGCTGCCACCGGCGCGTTTCAACATCGCCCCCTCCACCCCCATCCCCGCCATCATCCCCAGCGAAACCTTAAAAGCAGAAGCAGCCGCCTTCGCCCCAGCAGACACCCCCGACCAGGGGCTCACCGTCGTTCCCGCCACCTGGGGGCTGATTCCACACTGGGCTGACAAAGCCGGCGGATACGCCACCTTTAACGCGCGGATCGAAACCGCGGCCGAAAAACCCACCTTCCGTTCGGCCATGAAGAAAAAACGGTGCCTGGTTCCGATGAACGGCTACTACGAGTGGAAAAACAAGCAGCCCTACTATGTGCACAGTGACGCGCCGGGTGAGTCGATTGTGTGGGCGGCGGGCCTGTTCGATACGGGGGCGAATCAACTGTCGTGCACCATCATGACGACTCAGGCGGATCCGTCCATGGAGTGGTTGCACGCGCGGATGCCCATGTTTGTCGCAGGTCAGGCGGCGAAGCGGTGGTTGGCCGGGGAGGATTCCGAGCCCGAGTTTTTCGTGCCGGAGTTTGCCTTCACCCCGGTCGACCGGGCGGTGGGCAATGTGCGCACCCAGGGCGAAAACCTCATCACCCCGGTTGCGGTGGACGGGGAAACCTACGGTGGCCCGGCCTCAAAGCGCATACCGCCAGCAGAACACCCCGAGACGCTGCTTTGA
- a CDS encoding DUF3107 domain-containing protein — MDIKIGFTDTPRELNISTDSAQEDVANAVRDAVNNGDKVIELSDERGRRYLVRTETIAYVELGSSDKRPVGFVQ; from the coding sequence ATGGACATCAAAATCGGTTTCACCGACACTCCCCGCGAACTCAACATCAGCACCGACAGCGCCCAAGAAGACGTCGCAAACGCCGTCCGCGACGCCGTCAACAACGGGGACAAAGTCATCGAGCTCAGCGACGAACGCGGCCGCCGCTACCTCGTCCGCACCGAAACCATCGCCTACGTCGAACTCGGCTCCAGCGACAAACGCCCCGTCGGTTTCGTTCAATAA
- a CDS encoding WhiB family transcriptional regulator: MDWRHKAVCRDEDPELFFPVGNSGPALAQVAKAKMVCNRCPVTSQCLTWALETGQDAGVWGGMSEDERRALKRRKKGRRGAVKARASV; this comes from the coding sequence ATGGATTGGCGCCACAAGGCTGTTTGCCGTGACGAAGACCCGGAACTTTTCTTCCCCGTGGGCAACTCTGGCCCCGCCCTCGCACAGGTCGCTAAGGCCAAGATGGTGTGCAACCGCTGCCCCGTCACCTCCCAGTGCCTTACCTGGGCGCTGGAAACCGGCCAGGACGCAGGCGTCTGGGGCGGCATGAGCGAGGACGAGCGTCGCGCACTCAAGCGCCGCAAGAAGGGCCGTCGCGGTGCCGTCAAGGCCCGCGCAAGCGTCTAA
- a CDS encoding DEAD/DEAH box helicase, with translation MSAAPFDSAPLPATFAELGVAAEIVDALAERGIVRTFAIQQLTLPLALDGVDLIGQARTGMGKTYGFGVPLLDRVFDSADVAELDGTPRALVVVPTRELCLQVTDDLVKAAKNIAVDVCAIYGGSPYEPQVEALQQGVDVVVGTPGRLIDLYEQGHLRLDEVAVLVIDEADEMLDLGFLPAIEKLLAALTHQHQTMLFSATMPGPVITLARTFLHKPVHIRAESPNESTTQSTIRQVVFQAHRMDKAAVLAKVLQAKGRGRTIIFTRTKRTAAVVAEELAERGFKVGAVHGDMAQPVRERSLSAFRSGEVEILVATDVAARGIDVDDVTHVINYQTPDDPSTYVHRIGRTGRAGHEGTAVTMVGFDELLKWQSINEAHDLKSPEPPQWFSTSPELLEALDIPGGVSDRVGPARRVFGGAAATAPKRPRGAKGGAPRREQRREQPRGGRGRRGGRS, from the coding sequence TTGAGTGCTGCGCCCTTCGATTCTGCGCCTTTGCCCGCAACTTTTGCGGAGTTGGGGGTGGCGGCTGAGATTGTTGATGCTTTGGCTGAGCGTGGAATCGTGCGGACTTTTGCGATTCAGCAGTTGACGTTGCCGTTGGCCTTGGATGGGGTGGATTTGATTGGCCAGGCTCGTACCGGCATGGGCAAGACGTATGGTTTCGGGGTGCCGTTGCTGGATCGGGTGTTTGATTCTGCTGATGTGGCGGAGTTAGATGGCACGCCGCGGGCGTTGGTGGTGGTTCCGACGCGCGAGTTGTGCCTGCAGGTGACGGATGATTTGGTGAAGGCCGCGAAGAATATTGCGGTTGATGTGTGCGCTATTTATGGTGGCTCGCCGTATGAGCCGCAGGTGGAGGCGTTGCAGCAGGGTGTTGATGTGGTGGTGGGCACCCCGGGCCGTTTGATTGATTTGTATGAGCAGGGGCATTTGCGTCTCGATGAGGTGGCTGTGTTGGTCATCGATGAGGCGGACGAGATGCTGGATTTGGGGTTTTTGCCGGCGATTGAGAAGTTGTTGGCGGCGTTGACGCATCAGCATCAAACGATGCTGTTTTCGGCGACGATGCCGGGGCCGGTGATTACTTTGGCGCGCACGTTTTTGCATAAGCCGGTGCATATTCGGGCGGAAAGCCCGAATGAGTCGACAACACAGTCGACGATTCGTCAGGTGGTGTTCCAGGCGCACCGGATGGATAAGGCTGCGGTGTTGGCGAAGGTGTTGCAGGCGAAGGGTCGTGGGCGGACGATTATCTTTACGCGAACGAAGCGGACGGCTGCGGTGGTGGCTGAGGAATTAGCGGAGCGCGGTTTTAAGGTTGGCGCGGTTCATGGTGACATGGCGCAGCCGGTGCGTGAGCGTTCTTTGTCGGCCTTCCGTTCGGGCGAGGTGGAGATTTTGGTGGCCACTGATGTGGCTGCCCGCGGCATCGATGTTGATGATGTCACGCACGTGATTAATTATCAGACCCCGGATGATCCTTCGACCTATGTGCACCGTATTGGTCGTACGGGTCGCGCTGGCCATGAGGGCACGGCGGTGACGATGGTGGGCTTTGATGAGTTGTTGAAGTGGCAGTCGATTAATGAGGCGCATGATTTGAAGTCGCCGGAGCCTCCGCAGTGGTTCTCGACGTCGCCGGAGTTGTTGGAGGCTTTGGATATTCCGGGTGGGGTTTCGGATCGGGTGGGTCCTGCGCGGCGGGTGTTTGGTGGCGCGGCGGCGACTGCGCCGAAGCGTCCTCGTGGCGCTAAGGGTGGCGCGCCGCGGCGGGAGCAGCGTCGGGAGCAGCCGCGTGGTGGCCGTGGTCGCCGTGGGGGCCGCTCATGA
- a CDS encoding DUF3152 domain-containing protein translates to MSHNDSAFARFARNYGWRAYAIPVLVVLTIWVLVDIARNPDDTTTTATSTDAGVEKSIEARPTRSGAPNPADSKGLAMDVGELPPGGPFAETGTDTYHVVGRPGPKVGVGSEKTYTYIVEVEDGMNTADYGGDDAVAAMVDATLSDPRGWTHDPAFAFQHIDANSGQEPDLRIQLSSTETTHKHCGNDIEMETSCFTPIGNRVLVNESRWVRGAVPFQGDLGAYRQYLINHEVGHGIGYAAHQPCGGNGELAPVMMQQTLSLNNSKLHEIAEGQTYPDNNDTCRYNPWPYPTQ, encoded by the coding sequence ATGTCACACAACGACTCCGCCTTCGCGCGCTTCGCCCGCAACTACGGGTGGCGCGCCTACGCCATCCCCGTGCTCGTCGTGCTCACCATCTGGGTCCTGGTCGACATCGCCCGCAACCCTGACGACACCACCACCACGGCCACCTCCACCGACGCCGGAGTCGAAAAAAGCATCGAGGCCCGCCCCACCCGCAGTGGTGCCCCCAACCCCGCCGACAGCAAAGGCCTAGCCATGGACGTCGGCGAACTACCCCCCGGCGGCCCCTTCGCGGAAACAGGCACCGACACCTACCACGTCGTCGGCCGCCCCGGCCCCAAAGTCGGCGTCGGAAGCGAAAAAACCTACACCTACATCGTCGAAGTCGAAGACGGCATGAACACCGCCGACTACGGCGGCGACGACGCCGTCGCAGCCATGGTTGACGCCACCCTCTCCGACCCGCGCGGCTGGACCCACGACCCCGCCTTCGCGTTCCAACACATCGACGCCAACAGCGGTCAGGAACCAGACCTGCGCATCCAGTTGTCCTCCACCGAAACCACCCATAAACACTGCGGCAACGACATCGAGATGGAAACCTCCTGTTTCACCCCCATCGGAAACCGCGTGCTCGTCAACGAGTCCCGCTGGGTGCGCGGGGCCGTACCCTTCCAAGGCGACCTCGGCGCCTACCGCCAATACCTCATCAACCACGAAGTCGGCCACGGCATCGGCTACGCCGCCCACCAGCCCTGCGGTGGCAACGGCGAACTCGCGCCGGTGATGATGCAGCAAACCCTCAGCCTCAACAACTCCAAACTTCACGAGATCGCGGAGGGGCAAACCTACCCAGACAACAACGACACCTGCCGTTACAACCCCTGGCCATACCCCACCCAATAA
- a CDS encoding PQQ-binding-like beta-propeller repeat protein: MSVSGEDAHQQQAGSGARRGRAPRAATLRNSARDRLAVVGLVAAVAVVVAGVAISAPVGRVDHTTAQPFEVSDTSPEQVPARLAPVGSFADVSDAFTPKPLVVDGMLIVPQEHGVLGVDPETGETKWVYEREDVRLCSVSTSFSAVQAVFRGPAGCGEVTSLSAQTGQYKATRSAHNADEVAPVISNDQVGTVSPRWVELWRSDLVRTMAYGTDEAPQEPDMQPHPNCEITAALARQSNVAVSERCPEDPQTSHVRVMKAVPEDARKPELTVEIDLKGQGHVVAISATHTAVYLNEPAPRLYSFDEDGELVADREVEPAPNGGEVDGLPVRYQYIADLPHHMSWFDGARLYLFEPSELQVTAVFEDAIGTGAAFGDKLLYPTREGIAVADWSTGEVERTIPVDRGAVSGPVSLAVVGSIVVEQRPGELVALAAA; the protein is encoded by the coding sequence ATGAGTGTGTCTGGGGAGGATGCGCACCAGCAGCAGGCGGGCTCGGGGGCGCGGCGGGGTCGTGCGCCGCGGGCTGCGACGTTGCGGAATTCGGCGCGGGATCGTCTGGCTGTGGTGGGGTTGGTTGCGGCCGTGGCGGTGGTGGTCGCTGGCGTTGCGATTTCGGCCCCGGTTGGGCGGGTAGATCATACGACTGCGCAACCTTTTGAGGTTTCGGATACTTCCCCGGAGCAGGTGCCGGCGCGCTTGGCGCCGGTGGGGTCTTTTGCGGATGTCAGCGATGCTTTTACTCCGAAGCCGCTGGTGGTTGATGGGATGTTGATTGTGCCCCAGGAGCATGGGGTGTTGGGGGTGGATCCGGAAACCGGTGAGACGAAGTGGGTGTATGAGCGCGAGGATGTGCGTTTGTGCTCTGTGTCGACGAGTTTTTCTGCAGTGCAGGCGGTGTTTCGGGGGCCGGCTGGCTGCGGTGAGGTGACAAGTTTGTCGGCGCAGACTGGGCAGTATAAGGCGACGCGTTCGGCGCATAATGCTGATGAGGTGGCGCCTGTGATTTCTAATGATCAGGTGGGCACGGTTTCACCGCGGTGGGTGGAGTTGTGGCGCAGTGATTTGGTGCGCACCATGGCTTATGGCACTGATGAGGCCCCGCAGGAGCCGGATATGCAGCCGCATCCGAATTGTGAGATCACTGCGGCGTTGGCGCGGCAGTCTAATGTGGCGGTGTCTGAGCGGTGCCCGGAGGATCCGCAAACCTCTCATGTGCGGGTGATGAAGGCGGTGCCGGAGGATGCCCGGAAGCCGGAGTTGACGGTGGAGATCGATTTGAAGGGGCAGGGCCATGTGGTGGCGATTTCCGCAACCCACACGGCGGTGTATTTGAATGAGCCCGCACCCCGGTTGTATTCCTTTGATGAGGATGGCGAGTTGGTGGCGGATCGGGAGGTTGAGCCGGCCCCCAATGGTGGCGAGGTTGATGGGTTGCCGGTGCGCTATCAATATATTGCGGATCTTCCCCACCACATGTCGTGGTTTGATGGGGCGCGGCTGTATTTGTTTGAGCCGTCTGAGCTGCAGGTGACGGCGGTGTTTGAGGACGCTATCGGCACGGGCGCGGCTTTTGGGGATAAGTTGTTGTATCCGACGCGTGAGGGTATTGCGGTGGCTGATTGGTCTACCGGCGAGGTGGAGCGCACGATTCCGGTGGACCGGGGGGCGGTGTCGGGCCCGGTGAGTTTGGCGGTTGTTGGCTCGATTGTTGTGGAGCAGCGCCCCGGCGAATTGGTGGCGTTGGCTGCCGCCTAG
- a CDS encoding sigma-70 family RNA polymerase sigma factor: MSKPHEALTFEEQAMPLLDQLYGGALSMTRNPADAEDLVQDTFMKAYQAFDSFTPGTNLKAWMYRIMTNLYINSYRKKKRQPSQMPTEEITDYQLLATASHESTGLESAEVAALKNLPNRQISDAFEALNDEYRMVVFYADVQGLSYKEIAEILDIPLGTVMSRLHRGRKQLREALKELAAEHGIGVSASSTATKEK, encoded by the coding sequence ATGTCTAAGCCCCACGAAGCCCTCACTTTTGAGGAGCAGGCGATGCCCCTGCTTGACCAGCTCTATGGTGGCGCGTTGAGTATGACGCGCAATCCCGCGGATGCGGAGGATTTGGTGCAAGACACGTTCATGAAGGCGTATCAGGCGTTTGATAGTTTCACGCCGGGCACCAATTTGAAGGCGTGGATGTATCGGATCATGACGAACTTGTACATCAACAGCTACCGCAAGAAGAAGCGCCAGCCGTCGCAGATGCCGACGGAGGAAATCACCGATTATCAGTTGTTGGCGACGGCTTCGCACGAGTCGACTGGGTTGGAGTCCGCGGAGGTTGCGGCGCTGAAAAATCTTCCGAATCGGCAGATTTCTGATGCTTTTGAGGCGTTAAATGATGAGTACCGCATGGTGGTTTTCTATGCCGACGTGCAGGGGCTGAGTTACAAGGAGATCGCTGAGATCCTGGATATTCCCCTGGGTACGGTGATGAGCCGGCTGCACCGGGGAAGAAAGCAGCTTCGAGAAGCGTTAAAGGAACTAGCCGCCGAACATGGCATTGGTGTTTCCGCATCGTCTACCGCAACCAAGGAGAAGTAA
- a CDS encoding 50S ribosomal protein bL37 translates to MSKRGRKRKDRRKGKANHGKRPNS, encoded by the coding sequence ATGAGCAAGCGTGGCCGCAAGCGCAAGGACCGCCGCAAGGGCAAAGCCAACCACGGCAAGCGTCCCAACTCCTAA
- the rsgA gene encoding ribosome small subunit-dependent GTPase A: MARVPRSLKGFDESDVRVRPGKGSRPRTKDRPAHKNAAYGMVVSKDRGRWGVVLDADAEKIIDDGSHEVTPIVCMRARELGKTPIVVGDRVGIVGDTSGAPGTLARIVKLDERTSVLRRTADDTDAYERIVVANADKLLIVCAVADPPPRTGFVERALIAAFVGGVKPVLCLTKSDLADPTEFAAEFRDLDVPVVVCGINDPLDPVIDITSGTVSALVGHSGVGKSTLVNRLVPDADRATSAVSGVGKGRHTSTQSMALALPTGGWIIDTPGIRSFGLAHVDADTLIDVFEDLRDAAEDCPRGCSHDEPGCALTQLDGASGRRFEAVLKLLRALRTNVEWE, from the coding sequence GTGGCTAGGGTTCCCCGCTCCCTCAAAGGTTTTGATGAGTCCGATGTGCGGGTGCGCCCCGGCAAGGGCTCTAGGCCGCGCACTAAGGATCGTCCTGCGCATAAAAATGCCGCCTACGGCATGGTGGTCTCTAAGGACCGTGGCCGGTGGGGCGTGGTGTTGGATGCCGATGCGGAAAAGATCATTGATGATGGTTCCCACGAGGTGACCCCCATTGTGTGCATGCGTGCCCGCGAGCTGGGGAAAACCCCCATTGTGGTCGGCGACCGGGTGGGCATCGTCGGTGATACCTCCGGCGCCCCCGGCACCCTGGCCCGCATCGTCAAGCTAGATGAGCGCACGAGTGTACTGCGGCGCACCGCCGACGACACCGACGCCTATGAGCGCATCGTCGTCGCCAATGCCGACAAGCTGCTGATTGTGTGCGCCGTGGCGGATCCGCCACCACGCACCGGGTTTGTGGAACGCGCCCTGATTGCCGCTTTCGTGGGCGGGGTCAAGCCGGTGTTGTGTTTGACCAAGTCCGACCTGGCAGACCCCACCGAGTTCGCCGCGGAGTTTCGGGATCTGGATGTTCCCGTCGTCGTGTGCGGTATCAACGACCCGTTGGACCCGGTCATCGACATCACCTCCGGCACCGTGTCCGCCTTGGTCGGCCACTCCGGGGTGGGCAAATCGACGCTGGTCAACCGGTTGGTTCCTGACGCTGATCGCGCCACTAGTGCGGTCAGTGGGGTCGGCAAAGGCCGCCACACCTCCACCCAGTCGATGGCGCTCGCGCTGCCCACCGGCGGCTGGATCATTGACACCCCAGGTATTCGTTCCTTCGGGCTGGCGCACGTGGACGCCGACACCCTGATCGACGTGTTTGAGGATCTGCGCGACGCCGCCGAGGACTGCCCGCGTGGCTGTAGCCACGACGAGCCCGGCTGCGCGCTCACCCAACTCGATGGGGCCTCCGGGCGCCGCTTCGAAGCGGTACTGAAACTGCTGCGCGCTTTACGCACGAACGTGGAGTGGGAATAG
- the rsrA gene encoding mycothiol system anti-sigma-R factor: MSCNCEGINDSLWELLDGDCSQERREEILAAIKQCPGCFEKYGIETEVRALVKQCCCQQAPSSLRESISIKIRRTQTTIVEFDS, encoded by the coding sequence ATGAGCTGCAACTGCGAAGGAATCAACGATTCACTGTGGGAGCTTCTCGATGGGGATTGCTCTCAGGAGCGTCGCGAGGAAATCCTGGCGGCTATCAAGCAGTGCCCGGGTTGTTTCGAGAAATACGGTATCGAAACGGAGGTGCGCGCCCTGGTGAAGCAGTGTTGTTGCCAGCAGGCGCCGTCGTCGTTGCGGGAATCAATCAGCATTAAGATTCGCCGAACCCAGACGACGATTGTGGAGTTCGACTCTTAA
- the aroA gene encoding 3-phosphoshikimate 1-carboxyvinyltransferase, with protein MTNFWPAPTAQHPIDATVKIPGSKSMTNRALILAAIADAPSTIVGALRSRDSDLMMAALAKMGTSIKVSDEAIVVTPRPLRGGAVDCGLAGTVMRFVPPVAATATGTVSFDGDEYARKRPMGTILDALRSLGVAVSGTKLPFQVIGTGRAAGGEVTIDASGSSQFVSGLLLSGARFDRGVTVRHQGGPLPSMPHIDMTVAMLRQAGVAVEQDLDNATWTVAPGPISGRDWLIEPDLSNATPFLAAAAVTGGTVRTAWPAETTQPGDAIRGILAEMGAQVDFDEQAGMLSVTGPAQGASGLRGITMDMGDIGELTPTVAALCALASTESTLTGIAHLRGHETDRLKALATEINRLGGSCEELEDGITIRPAALHGGQWMSYDDHRMATAGAIIGLVVDGVEVDNIATTSKTLPDFDQMWAEMLQGGSARG; from the coding sequence GTGACGAACTTTTGGCCTGCCCCCACTGCCCAGCACCCCATCGACGCGACCGTGAAGATTCCCGGGTCGAAGTCGATGACGAACCGTGCGCTGATTTTGGCCGCCATTGCGGATGCGCCCTCAACGATTGTTGGTGCGCTGCGCAGCCGCGATAGCGATCTAATGATGGCCGCCCTGGCGAAGATGGGCACCTCAATCAAGGTCAGCGATGAGGCGATCGTCGTAACACCTCGCCCACTGCGCGGGGGCGCGGTGGATTGTGGTTTGGCGGGCACGGTGATGCGTTTCGTGCCGCCAGTGGCCGCGACGGCTACCGGCACGGTGAGTTTCGATGGCGACGAGTATGCGCGCAAGCGCCCAATGGGCACCATTTTGGATGCGCTGCGCTCATTGGGTGTGGCGGTCAGTGGCACGAAGCTGCCGTTTCAGGTGATCGGTACGGGCCGTGCCGCAGGTGGCGAGGTCACCATTGATGCGTCCGGATCCTCGCAGTTTGTGTCCGGTTTGTTGTTGTCGGGGGCGCGTTTTGATCGGGGGGTGACGGTGCGCCACCAGGGTGGCCCGCTGCCGAGCATGCCGCACATCGACATGACGGTGGCGATGCTGCGTCAGGCGGGAGTGGCAGTTGAGCAGGATCTGGACAACGCCACCTGGACTGTGGCCCCTGGCCCTATTTCGGGCCGTGACTGGCTGATCGAACCCGATTTGTCGAACGCAACCCCGTTTTTGGCGGCGGCTGCGGTTACCGGCGGCACGGTGCGCACCGCGTGGCCGGCGGAAACCACCCAGCCCGGGGACGCTATCCGTGGCATTTTGGCCGAGATGGGCGCCCAGGTTGATTTTGATGAGCAGGCGGGGATGCTGAGTGTGACCGGTCCCGCTCAGGGTGCTTCGGGTTTGCGGGGCATCACGATGGATATGGGCGATATTGGTGAGCTCACCCCGACGGTTGCGGCATTGTGCGCCTTGGCCTCCACCGAGTCCACGTTGACCGGCATTGCTCACCTGCGTGGGCACGAAACCGATCGTTTGAAGGCTTTGGCCACCGAGATCAATAGGCTCGGTGGCTCGTGTGAGGAGCTGGAGGACGGCATCACCATCCGCCCGGCGGCTTTGCACGGCGGGCAGTGGATGTCCTACGACGATCACCGCATGGCGACCGCCGGCGCGATTATTGGGCTGGTGGTCGATGGGGTGGAGGTCGATAACATCGCCACCACCTCTAAGACGCTGCCGGACTTCGATCAGATGTGGGCCGAGATGCTGCAGGGTGGGTCGGCCCGTGGCTAG
- a CDS encoding TIGR02569 family protein codes for MNQTVPQTVLDAFRITTDADDALGSTWDYGIRYGSRVIATVTDTVRARYSADIRDTITPDGIRFAKPITSTDGRTHVNGWKCTDYTPGPRATNIDDLVTIGLRLDDALSNTELPKFTHDRITAPWDTADIYRVADTAAWSHNPSAVLAPGLDLESEPSPALHWALTMAKTLTDAMDEEVLSLNPQPCHADLIGTTIAPAGQPPVITDFVCVARPYGYTSILAIADGLIAEVIDDGIIARHHYIPHCKQMLLRALLYRVFVHALHPDATAEMRTHIERVAHLVTSSN; via the coding sequence ATGAACCAGACCGTACCCCAGACAGTCCTCGACGCCTTCCGCATCACCACCGACGCCGACGACGCCCTCGGCAGCACCTGGGACTACGGCATCCGCTACGGATCCCGCGTCATCGCCACCGTCACCGACACCGTCCGCGCCCGCTACTCCGCCGACATCCGCGACACCATCACCCCCGACGGCATCCGATTCGCCAAACCCATCACCTCCACTGACGGGCGCACCCACGTCAACGGGTGGAAATGCACCGACTACACCCCCGGCCCCCGCGCCACCAACATCGACGACCTCGTCACCATCGGGCTGCGCCTCGACGACGCACTGAGCAACACCGAGCTGCCCAAATTCACCCACGACCGCATCACCGCACCCTGGGACACCGCCGACATCTACCGCGTCGCCGACACCGCCGCCTGGTCACACAACCCCTCCGCAGTCCTCGCCCCCGGACTCGACCTCGAATCCGAACCCAGCCCCGCACTGCACTGGGCCCTCACCATGGCCAAAACCCTCACCGACGCCATGGACGAGGAAGTTCTCTCCCTCAACCCCCAGCCATGCCACGCCGACCTCATCGGCACCACCATCGCCCCAGCCGGACAACCCCCAGTGATCACCGATTTCGTCTGCGTGGCCCGCCCCTACGGATACACCAGCATCCTCGCCATCGCCGACGGACTCATCGCCGAAGTCATCGACGACGGCATCATCGCCCGCCACCACTACATCCCACACTGCAAACAAATGCTGCTGCGGGCCCTGCTCTACCGCGTCTTCGTCCACGCCCTCCACCCGGACGCCACCGCCGAAATGCGCACCCACATCGAACGAGTCGCACACCTGGTCACCAGCAGCAACTAG